A stretch of Anaeromyxobacter dehalogenans 2CP-1 DNA encodes these proteins:
- a CDS encoding ABC transporter ATP-binding protein encodes MILRTEKLTKVFEVGLLARKVTAVDALDLEVAPGEIFGFVGPNGAGKTTTIKMLMGLIYPTSGRASIFDDPIPSRRAKARIGYLPEHPAYYEFLTGREALHFFAKLSDVPGAERERRCDELLELVGLSAAADRQIRKYSKGMQQRLGIAQALVGDPALVVLDEPMSGLDPVGRKDVRDLILELKRRGKTVFFSTHILPDVESLCDRVGVILRGKLRDVGRIDELLSGNVRAVELTAAVPAAAREALSHGKLLRADGDRLTVVFDDALAADAAVGAVVRAGGKVIALTPHRDTLEDFFVRRLTEVHGAEAEPAAAAGGA; translated from the coding sequence ATGATCCTGAGGACGGAGAAGCTGACGAAGGTGTTCGAGGTGGGCCTGCTCGCGCGCAAGGTCACCGCCGTGGACGCGCTGGATCTCGAGGTCGCCCCCGGAGAGATCTTCGGGTTCGTCGGCCCGAACGGCGCTGGCAAGACGACCACGATCAAGATGCTGATGGGGCTCATCTACCCGACCAGCGGGCGCGCCTCGATCTTCGACGATCCCATCCCCAGCCGGCGCGCCAAGGCGCGCATCGGCTATCTCCCGGAGCACCCGGCCTACTACGAATTCCTGACCGGTCGTGAGGCGCTCCACTTCTTCGCGAAGCTCTCCGACGTCCCGGGCGCCGAGCGCGAGCGCCGCTGCGACGAGCTGCTCGAGTTGGTCGGGCTGAGCGCGGCCGCCGATCGCCAGATCCGGAAGTACTCGAAGGGCATGCAGCAGCGGCTCGGCATCGCGCAGGCGCTGGTGGGCGATCCGGCGCTGGTGGTGCTGGACGAGCCCATGAGCGGGCTCGACCCCGTCGGCCGCAAGGACGTGCGGGACCTCATCCTCGAGCTGAAGCGCCGCGGCAAGACCGTGTTCTTCTCCACGCACATCCTCCCGGACGTCGAGAGCCTGTGCGACCGGGTCGGCGTGATCCTGCGCGGCAAGCTGCGCGACGTCGGGCGCATCGACGAGCTGCTCTCCGGGAACGTGCGCGCGGTGGAGCTGACCGCGGCGGTCCCTGCCGCAGCCCGCGAGGCGCTGTCGCACGGGAAGCTCCTGCGCGCCGACGGCGACCGCCTCACGGTGGTGTTCGACGACGCGCTCGCCGCCGACGCGGCGGTGGGCGCGGTGGTGCGCGCGGGCGGCAAGGTGATCGCGCTCACGCCGCACCGCGACACCCTCGAGGACTTCTTCGTCCGCCGCCTGACCGAGGTGCACGGCGCGGAGGCGGAGCCGGCGGCAGCCGCCGGAGGCGCCTAG
- a CDS encoding sensor histidine kinase gives MRRVGLVLLLDLVAAAAAGATLLLALGVPSAARGALGPGPLLLLAGVAAAATIAVGVVLLGRSVARPVERLLASAQRLGHAGGGLPVLAPPGEPEDRSLARAAVAFERVAEALSEERARLAAKIDELEGANHALAEARASWLRSEQLAAVGRLASGVAHEVGNPLGAIAGYAELARGRIRAGEAAQADDLVARIAVEAGRIDAIVRDLLELARPSAPAVAPIALSGPVDAALRLARVQARLRDVRAELDLPADLPPVLADEARLAQVFLNLFLNAGDAMGGRGTLRVTAREVQDRVEIDVADQGPGIGPEDLPRVFDPFFTTKPPGAGTGLGLSVSHRLMEAMGGAISAANAPGGGAVFRLRLRRGGPPAAPC, from the coding sequence ATGCGGCGCGTGGGCCTGGTGCTCCTGCTCGATCTCGTCGCCGCCGCGGCGGCGGGCGCGACGCTCCTGCTCGCGCTGGGGGTTCCCTCCGCGGCCCGCGGCGCGCTCGGCCCCGGGCCGCTGCTGCTCCTGGCGGGCGTCGCCGCGGCGGCGACCATCGCCGTGGGCGTGGTGCTGCTCGGCCGCTCGGTGGCCCGGCCCGTGGAACGGCTGCTCGCGTCCGCGCAGAGGCTCGGCCACGCCGGCGGCGGCCTGCCGGTGCTCGCGCCGCCGGGCGAGCCGGAGGATCGCTCACTCGCGCGCGCGGCGGTGGCCTTCGAGCGCGTGGCCGAGGCGCTCTCGGAGGAGCGCGCCCGCCTCGCGGCCAAGATCGACGAGCTGGAGGGCGCGAACCACGCGCTCGCGGAGGCGCGCGCGTCCTGGCTCCGCTCCGAGCAGCTCGCCGCAGTGGGGCGGCTCGCGTCGGGGGTGGCCCATGAGGTGGGCAACCCGCTCGGCGCCATCGCGGGCTACGCCGAGCTGGCGCGCGGCCGCATCCGAGCGGGCGAGGCGGCGCAGGCCGACGACCTGGTGGCGCGGATCGCGGTGGAGGCCGGGCGCATCGACGCGATCGTGCGCGATCTCCTGGAGCTGGCGCGCCCCTCGGCGCCCGCGGTCGCGCCGATCGCGCTGTCCGGGCCGGTGGACGCGGCGCTGCGGCTCGCGCGCGTGCAGGCGCGGCTCCGGGACGTGCGCGCCGAGCTCGACCTGCCGGCCGACCTCCCGCCGGTGCTCGCGGACGAGGCGCGGCTCGCGCAGGTGTTCCTCAACCTGTTCCTGAACGCGGGCGACGCCATGGGCGGCCGCGGCACGCTCCGCGTGACGGCGCGTGAGGTGCAGGATCGGGTGGAGATCGACGTCGCCGATCAAGGGCCCGGCATCGGACCGGAGGACCTGCCGCGCGTCTTCGATCCGTTCTTCACCACCAAGCCGCCCGGCGCCGGAACCGGCCTCGGGCTGTCGGTGAGCCACCGCCTGATGGAGGCGATGGGCGGCGCCATCTCCGCCGCCAACGCGCCGGGCGGCGGGGCGGTGTTCCGCCTGCGGCTGCGGCGCGGCGGCCCGCCCGCCGCCCCGTGCTAG
- a CDS encoding ABC transporter permease codes for MKVLSIAQVTLKEALRRRLQVNLLLFALLLLAGSSVASLLTVGYTHRIAADLGLTAMEVMGSLTAVFLGAGLIAGDVERRVVYPLVAKPVSRAQYLLGRYLGLGATLWLNMAVMAATLAALLCWDAGSLAPIDHALLSAFFMMGVQFLVVAAVAVLFSCITTPTLAAIFSLAVTIAGHLSNDLRTLWEGAGSGVGKALWYVLPNLSALSLNAEVIYRVAPPASAWLASAYALLYAGAVLALAAAAFERRDFR; via the coding sequence GTGAAGGTTCTGTCGATCGCGCAGGTGACCCTGAAGGAGGCGCTGCGGCGGCGACTGCAGGTGAACCTGCTGCTGTTCGCGCTGCTGCTACTCGCGGGCAGCTCCGTCGCGTCGCTTCTCACCGTCGGCTATACGCACCGGATCGCCGCCGACCTGGGCCTGACGGCCATGGAGGTGATGGGATCGTTGACGGCGGTGTTCCTCGGTGCGGGCCTGATCGCCGGCGACGTCGAGCGGCGCGTGGTGTACCCCTTGGTCGCGAAGCCGGTCTCGCGCGCGCAGTACCTGCTCGGCCGGTACCTCGGGCTCGGGGCGACGCTCTGGCTCAACATGGCGGTCATGGCGGCCACGCTGGCCGCGCTGCTGTGCTGGGACGCCGGGTCGCTGGCGCCAATCGATCACGCGCTGCTCTCTGCGTTCTTCATGATGGGGGTGCAGTTCCTCGTGGTGGCCGCGGTCGCCGTGCTGTTCTCGTGCATCACGACGCCGACGCTCGCCGCGATCTTCTCGCTCGCCGTCACCATCGCCGGCCACCTGTCGAACGACCTCCGCACGCTCTGGGAAGGCGCTGGGTCCGGGGTAGGCAAGGCGCTCTGGTATGTCCTGCCCAATCTCTCCGCGCTCTCGCTCAACGCGGAGGTCATCTACCGCGTGGCGCCGCCGGCCTCGGCGTGGCTCGCGAGCGCGTACGCGCTGCTCTACGCCGGCGCGGTGCTCGCGCTGGCGGCGGCTGCTTTCGAGCGCCGGGATTTCCGTTGA
- a CDS encoding prepilin peptidase — MDPAAPGVPAGLVAAWVALVGGVVGSFLNVVIARVPAGESIVSPGSRCPRCRTPIAWYDNVPVVSWLALRARCRSCGVRISARYPLVEALVAGVALLAWARHGLAVAALGELVLVSLLVALAFIDLDTWLLPHALTWPLIATGLAVSAAGLGPATLQGAAIGAAVGFGAFALVSVVGEKVLRKEALGFGDVWLLSGIGAWMGVAALLPVVLLASVQGSVVGLVLLALGKGQPGPGQPAEAAGPPAAAVPGDPAALASADDWIPPRNAVPFGPFLAAGALEWLYLGDLIVRGVPSLGIFR, encoded by the coding sequence ATGGATCCCGCGGCGCCCGGCGTCCCCGCGGGCCTGGTGGCGGCCTGGGTCGCGCTGGTCGGCGGCGTGGTGGGCAGCTTCCTCAACGTCGTGATCGCCCGCGTCCCCGCGGGCGAGTCGATCGTCTCGCCGGGCTCGCGCTGCCCGCGCTGCCGGACGCCCATCGCCTGGTACGACAACGTGCCGGTGGTGTCCTGGCTCGCGCTGCGCGCGCGGTGCCGGAGCTGCGGCGTGCGGATCTCCGCCCGCTACCCGCTGGTCGAGGCGCTCGTCGCTGGCGTGGCGCTGCTGGCGTGGGCGCGTCACGGCCTCGCCGTCGCTGCGCTGGGCGAGCTGGTGCTGGTCTCGCTCCTGGTGGCGCTCGCGTTCATCGACCTCGACACCTGGCTGCTGCCGCACGCGCTCACCTGGCCGCTCATCGCCACCGGCCTCGCCGTGTCCGCGGCCGGCCTCGGGCCGGCGACGCTGCAGGGGGCGGCCATCGGCGCCGCGGTCGGCTTCGGCGCCTTCGCGCTGGTTTCGGTCGTGGGCGAGAAGGTGCTGCGGAAGGAGGCGCTCGGCTTCGGCGACGTCTGGCTCCTCTCCGGGATCGGCGCCTGGATGGGCGTGGCGGCGCTGCTCCCGGTGGTGCTGCTCGCCTCGGTGCAGGGGAGCGTGGTGGGCCTGGTGCTGCTCGCGCTCGGCAAGGGGCAGCCGGGTCCCGGGCAGCCGGCCGAGGCCGCCGGGCCGCCCGCGGCGGCCGTGCCGGGAGATCCGGCCGCGCTCGCCAGCGCGGACGACTGGATCCCTCCCCGGAACGCGGTCCCGTTCGGCCCGTTCCTGGCGGCCGGGGCGCTGGAGTGGCTGTACCTGGGGGACCTCATCGTGCGCGGCGTCCCCTCCCTCGGCATCTTCCGGTGA
- a CDS encoding type IV pilin protein codes for MKKAAKGFTLIELMIVVAIIGILAAIAIPNFLRYQLRAKFSELKENVNSVFKSEEALRQTERSGGQYMALADLPATCDIAGAAGTVKHPWLAGDMTEAAKIDWSVEGATYGCYRVATGGGTAPYGLHLTTYAVSNIDGNDAAGCVYLYKATLGSDGEPMSGGVNADAECVGADPFPAATGDLPMGQPIVANETAF; via the coding sequence ATGAAGAAGGCTGCCAAGGGCTTCACCCTCATCGAGCTCATGATCGTCGTCGCGATCATCGGGATCCTCGCCGCGATCGCCATCCCGAACTTCCTCCGCTACCAGCTCCGCGCGAAGTTCAGCGAGCTGAAGGAGAACGTGAACAGCGTCTTCAAGTCGGAGGAGGCGCTGCGTCAGACGGAGCGCTCGGGCGGTCAGTACATGGCGCTCGCCGACCTGCCGGCCACCTGCGACATCGCCGGCGCTGCCGGCACCGTGAAGCATCCGTGGCTCGCGGGCGACATGACCGAGGCGGCGAAGATCGACTGGTCCGTCGAGGGCGCGACCTACGGCTGCTACCGCGTCGCCACCGGGGGCGGCACGGCCCCGTACGGCCTGCACCTCACCACCTATGCGGTGTCCAACATCGACGGCAACGACGCGGCCGGCTGTGTGTACCTCTACAAGGCCACGCTCGGCAGCGACGGCGAACCGATGAGTGGCGGGGTCAACGCTGACGCGGAATGTGTGGGCGCGGACCCGTTCCCGGCGGCTACCGGCGATCTCCCGATGGGCCAGCCGATCGTCGCGAACGAGACCGCGTTCTAG